One Halobacterium sp. DL1 DNA window includes the following coding sequences:
- a CDS encoding proteasome subunit beta translates to MVNTHQSKPEQAQEPRQGWPPIHEANPSALDAVPAPDEEGVVKTGTTVVGLTTADGVVLAADRRASLGGRLVTNKRTQKVEQLHPTAAAGLSGAVGHIQQFVRLLQAEARLYENRRSEELTMTALSTLAGNVLRSAPLQVTPLLGGVDEDGGHVFSLDGGGGVLSDTYAAGGSGMQIAYGVLEQQYDDALSAKEGRAVAAQAIDSASERDTASGNGLTVATITSEGVAFDEFDGVSEVA, encoded by the coding sequence ATGGTGAACACCCACCAGTCGAAGCCAGAACAGGCCCAGGAACCCCGGCAGGGATGGCCGCCCATCCACGAGGCGAACCCGTCGGCGCTCGACGCGGTGCCAGCGCCCGACGAGGAGGGCGTGGTGAAGACCGGAACGACCGTCGTCGGCCTGACCACCGCGGACGGCGTCGTGCTGGCGGCCGACCGCCGGGCGAGCCTCGGCGGCCGACTCGTCACGAACAAGCGCACCCAGAAGGTCGAACAACTCCACCCCACCGCGGCCGCCGGGCTGTCGGGCGCAGTCGGGCACATCCAGCAGTTCGTCAGGCTGCTCCAGGCGGAGGCGCGCCTCTACGAGAACCGCCGCAGCGAGGAGCTCACGATGACCGCGCTCTCCACGCTCGCGGGCAACGTGCTCCGGAGCGCCCCGCTGCAGGTCACGCCGCTGCTCGGCGGCGTCGACGAGGACGGCGGTCACGTCTTCAGCCTCGACGGCGGAGGTGGCGTCCTCTCGGACACCTACGCCGCGGGCGGCAGCGGGATGCAGATCGCGTACGGCGTGCTCGAACAGCAGTACGACGACGCCCTCTCGGCCAAAGAGGGCCGCGCCGTCGCCGCGCAGGCGATCGACAGCGCCAGCGAGCGCGACACGGCCAGCGGTAACGGCCTCACGGTCGCCACGATAACGAGCGAGGGCGTCGCGTTCGACGAGTTCGACGGCGTCTCGGAGGTGGCCTGA
- a CDS encoding ribonuclease Z: MRLTFLGTGSAMPTGERMQTGLLVEDDDRRLLVDCGSGVLHTLARTNVGYEGVDTVLLTHHHLDHVSDLLVLLKARWLAGEESLTVVGPPGTEALVTDMLEVHDYLQDRVDLTLRDVEPPNFEVAGFDVEAIETVHSMSGYAYKFDDELVFSGDTEALDGMAAFTEGASVLVHDCSFPDEVDVDNHPTPTQLGESLADADVEELYLTHLYPHTDGKHDEMRASIAEQFDGEVAFARDGLEIETDGPR, translated from the coding sequence ATGCGACTGACGTTCCTCGGCACCGGGAGCGCGATGCCGACCGGCGAGCGCATGCAGACTGGATTACTGGTCGAAGACGACGACCGGCGCCTGCTCGTCGACTGCGGCAGCGGCGTCCTCCACACGCTCGCCCGCACCAACGTCGGCTACGAGGGCGTCGACACAGTCCTGCTGACCCACCACCACCTCGACCACGTCAGCGACCTGCTCGTCCTGCTGAAGGCGCGCTGGCTCGCCGGCGAGGAGTCCCTGACGGTGGTCGGGCCGCCCGGGACCGAGGCCCTCGTGACCGACATGCTCGAGGTCCACGACTACCTCCAGGACCGTGTCGACCTGACGCTGCGCGACGTCGAACCGCCGAACTTCGAGGTTGCGGGCTTCGACGTCGAGGCCATCGAGACGGTCCACTCGATGAGCGGCTACGCCTACAAGTTCGACGACGAACTCGTGTTCAGCGGCGACACCGAGGCCCTCGACGGGATGGCGGCGTTCACCGAGGGCGCGTCGGTGCTCGTCCACGACTGCTCGTTCCCCGACGAGGTGGACGTCGACAACCACCCGACCCCGACCCAACTGGGCGAGTCGTTGGCCGACGCAGACGTCGAGGAACTCTACCTCACGCACCTCTACCCGCACACGGACGGCAAGCACGACGAGATGCGGGCGTCCATCGCCGAACAGTTCGACGGCGAGGTAGCGTTCGCGCGGGACGGCCTCGAAATAGAGACGGACGGTCCCCGCTAG
- a CDS encoding bacterio-opsin activator codes for MKSLELEIEYDEETIHPMHAFVCESPVVEREVLLEGKRDGDTRTLLFYVEGDRAAYESVLAERPGVREHDVTAEGDDAFYVYTRVENRDAEVPVFEAFDQRTLVVVPPIEFRSDRTARFTVVGHPDDLQAAIDGMPDGTVPTVRRVGDYTGTVDDGLTDRQREALAAAWDAGFYEVPRNGGIEDVAAALDCAVSTASDLLRRAESRLVGDVLGERF; via the coding sequence GTGAAGTCCCTCGAACTCGAAATCGAGTACGACGAGGAGACAATCCACCCGATGCACGCGTTCGTCTGCGAGTCGCCGGTCGTGGAGCGCGAAGTGCTGCTGGAGGGGAAGCGGGACGGCGACACGCGCACGCTGCTGTTCTACGTCGAGGGCGACCGTGCGGCCTACGAGTCGGTGCTAGCCGAACGCCCGGGCGTCCGCGAGCACGACGTGACTGCGGAGGGCGACGACGCGTTCTACGTCTACACGCGTGTGGAGAACCGGGACGCCGAGGTCCCTGTCTTCGAGGCGTTCGACCAGCGGACGCTCGTCGTGGTGCCCCCTATCGAGTTTCGGTCGGACCGTACCGCGCGGTTCACCGTGGTCGGCCACCCCGACGACCTGCAGGCGGCAATCGACGGCATGCCGGATGGCACGGTGCCCACCGTGCGTCGTGTCGGCGACTACACAGGCACCGTAGACGACGGCCTCACTGACCGCCAGCGGGAGGCGCTCGCCGCCGCGTGGGACGCCGGCTTCTACGAAGTGCCCCGAAACGGCGGCATCGAGGACGTCGCGGCCGCCCTCGACTGCGCCGTCTCGACGGCCTCGGACCTACTGCGCCGTGCGGAGTCGAGGCTCGTCGGTGACGTCCTGGGGGAGCGGTTCTGA
- a CDS encoding mRNA surveillance protein Pelota, producing the protein MQLKERRRVEGGGERITLVPESLDDLWHLAYVLEPGDLVAGDTHRRIQRKDDQMRDTGGEREHMFVTIEVEDVEFHKFSNRLRVAGTIEHCSREDQLGMHHTLNVEEREEIEVEKHWQPDQLERLNEAVEATDQPDVAIATVEEGEAHIHVVQQYGVDEQGSFTATTGKGEQNDRGRDELFATLADALARMQADAIILAGPGFTKQDALDYVTEEYPDLQDKITMVDTSAVGGRGVHEVLKRGAVEEVQEQTRIAEESELIDELTTQIATEGKAAYGVDSVAEAVEFGAVESLLILDERLRMERADEGDWDVDVNDLVTNVEQQGGDVTVFSHEFAPGEQLRNLGGIAAVLRYRLD; encoded by the coding sequence ATGCAACTGAAGGAGCGCCGGCGGGTCGAGGGCGGCGGCGAGCGCATCACGCTCGTCCCCGAGAGCCTCGACGACCTCTGGCACCTCGCGTACGTCCTCGAACCCGGGGACCTCGTGGCGGGCGACACCCACCGCCGCATCCAGCGCAAGGACGACCAGATGCGGGACACGGGCGGGGAGCGCGAGCACATGTTCGTCACCATCGAGGTCGAGGACGTGGAGTTCCACAAGTTCTCGAACCGCCTGCGAGTCGCTGGCACCATCGAGCACTGCTCGCGGGAAGATCAGCTCGGCATGCACCACACGCTGAACGTCGAGGAGCGCGAGGAGATCGAGGTCGAGAAGCACTGGCAGCCAGACCAGCTCGAACGGCTGAACGAGGCCGTCGAGGCGACCGACCAGCCCGACGTCGCCATCGCGACGGTCGAGGAGGGAGAGGCTCACATCCACGTCGTCCAGCAGTACGGCGTCGACGAGCAGGGGTCGTTCACGGCGACGACAGGGAAGGGCGAGCAGAACGACCGCGGCCGCGACGAACTGTTCGCGACGCTCGCCGACGCGCTGGCGCGCATGCAGGCCGACGCCATCATCCTCGCCGGCCCCGGATTCACGAAGCAGGATGCCCTCGACTACGTCACCGAGGAGTACCCCGACCTGCAGGACAAGATCACGATGGTAGACACGAGCGCGGTGGGCGGCCGCGGCGTCCACGAGGTCCTCAAGCGCGGCGCCGTCGAGGAAGTCCAGGAGCAGACCCGCATCGCCGAGGAGTCAGAACTCATCGACGAACTCACCACGCAGATAGCGACCGAGGGGAAGGCAGCCTACGGCGTCGACTCGGTGGCCGAGGCGGTGGAGTTCGGGGCGGTCGAGTCGCTGCTCATTCTGGACGAGCGTCTGCGGATGGAGCGCGCGGACGAGGGTGACTGGGACGTCGACGTCAACGACCTCGTGACGAACGTCGAGCAGCAGGGCGGCGACGTCACCGTGTTCAGCCACGAGTTCGCGCCCGGCGAACAGCTGCGGAACCTCGGCGGCATCGCGGCCGTGCTGCGCTACCGCCTGGACTGA
- a CDS encoding alcohol dehydrogenase, with amino-acid sequence MRAAAFTELTGPDGVAVVERPTPAPDAGEAVVDVEACAINHHDLWILEGDSAMVDGDELPFVSGLDVAGTVSEVGEGVTAVEPGDRVVLCPNETCGVCRFCREGPENLCENYSLYHGGLAESARVDADRLVALPDSVDTTTAAAVPTAYMTAYHMLRRAQVEPNDLVFVPGVTGGVGVAAVQLADVFGADSVGTSSSREKLDRTTELGLDHAVHGTDPDEIRADVAAIGTPDAVVNHLGGQYTQVGLDVLRRGGRMVVCGRTAGKESTIDVPDLYLGHKRVIGSTMGTQADLETLVDLVAAGRLEPEIAETYPLEATGEAFAAMQNRETVGKLVVTN; translated from the coding sequence ATGCGAGCAGCAGCCTTCACCGAACTGACCGGCCCGGACGGCGTCGCCGTCGTGGAGCGCCCGACGCCCGCCCCCGACGCCGGTGAGGCGGTCGTCGACGTCGAAGCGTGCGCCATCAACCACCACGACCTCTGGATTCTGGAGGGCGACTCGGCGATGGTCGACGGCGACGAACTGCCGTTCGTCAGCGGCCTCGACGTCGCCGGGACGGTCAGCGAGGTGGGCGAGGGCGTGACCGCGGTCGAACCCGGCGACCGCGTCGTGCTCTGCCCGAACGAGACGTGTGGCGTCTGTCGGTTCTGCCGCGAGGGCCCCGAGAACCTCTGCGAGAACTACTCGCTCTACCACGGCGGCCTCGCGGAATCCGCCCGCGTAGACGCCGACAGACTCGTCGCGCTCCCCGACTCCGTGGACACCACGACGGCCGCGGCGGTGCCGACGGCGTACATGACCGCCTACCACATGCTCCGCCGGGCACAGGTGGAACCGAACGACCTCGTGTTCGTCCCCGGCGTCACCGGCGGCGTCGGCGTCGCTGCCGTGCAACTCGCGGACGTGTTCGGCGCCGACTCCGTGGGGACGTCCTCGTCGCGCGAGAAACTCGACCGGACGACCGAACTCGGCCTCGACCACGCCGTCCACGGGACCGACCCCGACGAGATTCGTGCTGACGTTGCGGCGATAGGGACGCCGGACGCCGTCGTGAACCACCTCGGCGGCCAGTACACGCAGGTCGGCCTGGACGTCCTGCGGCGAGGTGGACGGATGGTCGTCTGCGGTCGCACCGCGGGCAAGGAGTCCACTATCGACGTGCCGGACCTCTACCTGGGACACAAGCGAGTTATCGGCAGCACGATGGGCACCCAGGCCGACCTGGAGACGCTCGTCGACCTGGTCGCGGCCGGACGGCTCGAACCCGAAATCGCTGAGACCTACCCGCTCGAAGCGACTGGTGAGGCGTTCGCCGCGATGCAGAACAGGGAGACGGTCGGCAAACTCGTCGTCACGAACTGA
- a CDS encoding GCN5 family acetyltransferase — protein sequence MLLRDATPEDAMAVFALHVAASRRLARPEYTEAQALDWANKRGEGPERYDTADLLVGERDGEVAGFGEWDDGEVVACYVHPDHARTGVGSALLERLHEELREAGYDRATLTSSLNAVGFYERYGYEAVDRRVLDPANVAFPVVEMEREF from the coding sequence ATGCTGCTCCGCGACGCCACCCCCGAGGACGCGATGGCCGTCTTCGCCCTCCACGTCGCCGCCTCCCGCCGCCTCGCTCGCCCCGAGTACACCGAGGCGCAGGCCCTGGACTGGGCGAACAAGCGCGGCGAGGGTCCGGAGCGCTACGACACGGCGGACCTGCTCGTCGGCGAGCGAGACGGCGAGGTCGCCGGGTTCGGCGAATGGGACGACGGCGAGGTGGTCGCCTGCTACGTCCACCCCGACCACGCGCGGACGGGCGTCGGCAGCGCGCTCCTCGAACGCCTCCACGAAGAACTGCGCGAGGCCGGCTACGACCGCGCGACGCTCACGTCGTCGCTAAACGCCGTCGGATTCTACGAGCGTTACGGCTACGAGGCGGTCGACCGCCGAGTGCTGGACCCGGCGAACGTCGCGTTCCCGGTCGTCGAGATGGAGCGAGAATTCTGA
- a CDS encoding fibronectin-binding protein — MDQKRELTSVDLVALTAELNDYKGAKVDKAYLYGDDLVRLKMRDFDRGRVELLLEVGETKRAHVAAPEHVPDAPGRPPNFAKMLRNRLSGADFHEVRQHGFDRILEFEFRREDQDTTIVVELFGDGNVAVLDQNGEVVDCLETVRLKSRTVAAGAQYGFPSARVNPIDLDYEAFAAKMRQSDTDLVRTLATQLNFGGLYAEELCTRADVEKTEDIDDAGDEAFRALYDESTRLFEGIRAGELDPRVYFERADERSESAEGASGEEGPASREENEEPAADQREAAEGASGGAASSAPNRGQRVDVTPVPLREREELPADAFDRFNDALDDYFTNLDTTEEEESGEAVSRPDFEAEIEKQKRIIEQQQQAIDDFEQQAEAEREKAELLYGNYDLVDELIGVVADARGAGHGWQDIAERFEEAAGDVPGADVFVGVNESEGTVRVRIDDHTIELDPESGVEKNADRIYTEAKRIEEKQEGARAAIENTRGDLESAKQRREEWEAEPDEQESEADDELADVDWLSRSSIPIRNQEQWYERFRWFRTSEGFLVLGGRDADQNEELVKKYMDRYDRFFHSQAHGGPITVLKTSAPSEPSNEIEVPETDKRQAAQFAVCCSSVWKDGRGAGDAYMVSPDQVSKTPESGEYLEKGGFAIRGDRTYFRDLPAEWAVGIACEPNTRVLGGPIDAVRDQVETLVEVEPGRYAQGDAAKRIYRMFRERFADQSFVRKAASPDEIQKYMPPGGSRIRD; from the coding sequence ATGGACCAGAAGCGGGAGCTGACGAGCGTCGACCTCGTCGCCCTCACGGCCGAACTCAACGACTACAAGGGGGCGAAAGTCGACAAGGCCTACCTCTACGGGGACGACCTCGTCCGCCTGAAGATGCGGGACTTCGACCGCGGGCGGGTCGAACTCCTCCTCGAAGTCGGCGAGACGAAGCGCGCCCACGTCGCCGCACCCGAGCACGTCCCCGACGCCCCCGGGCGGCCGCCGAACTTCGCGAAGATGCTGCGCAACCGCCTCTCCGGGGCGGACTTCCACGAGGTGCGCCAGCACGGCTTCGACCGCATCCTGGAGTTCGAGTTCCGCCGCGAGGACCAGGACACCACCATCGTCGTCGAACTGTTCGGCGACGGCAACGTCGCGGTGCTCGACCAGAACGGCGAGGTCGTCGACTGCCTGGAGACGGTGCGGCTGAAGTCCCGGACGGTCGCCGCTGGCGCCCAGTACGGCTTCCCGAGCGCCCGGGTCAACCCCATCGACCTCGACTACGAGGCGTTCGCGGCGAAGATGCGCCAGTCCGACACCGACCTCGTGCGCACGCTCGCCACCCAGCTCAACTTCGGCGGCCTCTACGCCGAGGAGCTCTGCACGCGGGCCGACGTGGAGAAGACGGAGGACATCGACGACGCCGGCGACGAGGCGTTCCGCGCGCTCTACGACGAGAGCACGCGCCTCTTCGAAGGCATCCGCGCCGGCGAACTCGACCCGAGGGTGTACTTCGAACGCGCGGACGAACGAAGTGAGTCCGCGGAAGGAGCGAGCGGGGAGGAAGGACCCGCGAGCCGTGAGGAGAACGAGGAGCCCGCGGCCGACCAGCGAGAGGCCGCGGAAGGAGCGAGCGGCGGGGCCGCGAGCAGCGCACCAAATCGCGGCCAGCGCGTCGACGTGACGCCGGTCCCGCTCCGCGAGCGCGAGGAGCTCCCGGCGGACGCCTTCGACCGGTTCAACGACGCCCTCGACGACTACTTCACGAACCTCGACACGACCGAGGAGGAGGAGAGCGGCGAGGCCGTCTCGCGGCCCGACTTCGAGGCCGAAATCGAGAAACAGAAGCGCATCATCGAGCAGCAACAGCAGGCCATCGACGACTTCGAACAGCAGGCCGAGGCCGAACGCGAGAAGGCCGAACTGCTGTACGGGAACTACGACCTCGTCGACGAACTGATAGGGGTCGTCGCCGACGCCCGCGGCGCCGGCCACGGGTGGCAGGACATCGCCGAGCGGTTCGAGGAGGCCGCGGGCGACGTGCCCGGTGCGGACGTCTTCGTGGGCGTCAACGAGTCCGAGGGGACCGTGCGCGTGCGCATCGACGACCACACCATCGAACTCGACCCGGAGTCGGGCGTCGAGAAGAACGCCGACCGCATCTACACGGAGGCAAAGCGCATCGAGGAGAAACAGGAAGGTGCCCGCGCGGCAATCGAGAACACCCGCGGGGACCTCGAATCCGCCAAGCAACGCCGGGAGGAGTGGGAGGCCGAACCGGACGAGCAGGAATCCGAGGCGGACGACGAGCTGGCGGACGTCGACTGGCTCTCCCGGTCGTCGATTCCGATTCGGAACCAGGAGCAGTGGTACGAGCGGTTCCGCTGGTTCCGTACGTCGGAGGGCTTCCTCGTCCTCGGCGGCCGGGACGCCGACCAGAACGAGGAACTCGTCAAGAAGTACATGGACCGCTACGACCGGTTCTTCCACTCGCAGGCCCACGGCGGCCCCATCACGGTGCTGAAGACCTCCGCGCCGAGCGAGCCCTCGAACGAGATCGAGGTGCCCGAGACGGACAAGCGCCAGGCCGCCCAGTTCGCGGTCTGCTGTTCGTCGGTGTGGAAGGACGGCCGCGGCGCCGGCGACGCCTACATGGTCTCCCCGGACCAGGTTTCGAAGACGCCCGAGAGCGGCGAGTACCTGGAGAAGGGCGGGTTCGCCATCCGCGGCGACCGCACGTACTTCCGGGACCTCCCCGCGGAGTGGGCCGTCGGCATCGCCTGCGAACCGAACACCCGCGTCCTGGGCGGCCCCATCGACGCGGTCCGCGACCAGGTGGAGACGCTCGTCGAGGTAGAGCCGGGCCGGTACGCGCAGGGCGACGCCGCCAAGCGCATCTACCGGATGTTCCGCGAGCGCTTCGCCGACCAGTCGTTCGTCCGGAAGGCCGCCAGCCCTGACGAGATACAGAAGTACATGCCCCCGGGCGGGAGTCGAATCCGGGACTAG
- a CDS encoding proteasome subunit alpha codes for MQNSDQQAYDRGTTIFSPDGRLYQVEYAREAVKQGSPVVGVRGEDSVVLASHVPRRSPLVNPGSVEKLFAVDDHVAIGSAGHAADTRRLVDLARRRAQDEHVRYGEAATVEALTTSVADHLQEYTQTGGARPYGTALLVGGYDDGPQLFEIDPSGATREWRADAVGRGASDAITHFEDEYAAPLAAGDALGLALQGLDAAVEDLSVDDVEVGVVTADGYEPVAEDRLDAAFDADGE; via the coding sequence ATGCAGAACAGCGACCAGCAGGCCTACGACCGCGGGACCACCATCTTCTCGCCGGACGGCCGCCTCTACCAGGTCGAGTACGCCCGTGAGGCGGTGAAGCAGGGCTCCCCAGTCGTCGGGGTCCGCGGCGAGGACAGCGTCGTGCTCGCCTCCCACGTACCGCGGCGCTCGCCGCTCGTGAACCCCGGGAGCGTAGAGAAACTGTTCGCCGTCGACGACCACGTCGCCATCGGCAGCGCGGGTCACGCGGCCGACACGCGCAGACTGGTCGACCTCGCCCGCCGCCGCGCGCAGGACGAACACGTCCGGTACGGGGAAGCGGCGACGGTGGAAGCACTGACGACGAGCGTCGCCGACCACCTCCAGGAGTACACCCAGACCGGTGGTGCGCGCCCGTACGGGACGGCGCTGCTCGTCGGCGGCTACGACGACGGCCCGCAGTTGTTCGAAATCGACCCCTCGGGGGCGACCCGCGAGTGGCGCGCCGACGCGGTCGGTCGCGGCGCCAGCGACGCCATCACCCACTTCGAGGACGAGTACGCCGCGCCGCTCGCCGCGGGCGACGCGCTCGGTCTCGCCCTCCAGGGACTCGACGCCGCCGTCGAGGACCTCTCGGTCGACGACGTGGAGGTCGGGGTCGTCACCGCGGACGGCTACGAACCGGTGGCCGAGGACCGACTCGACGCGGCGTTCGACGCGGACGGGGAGTGA
- a CDS encoding helicase: MDALDPAVREWWVDRFGPPTQEGGCLTPPQREAIPLVQRGANALVAAPTGSGKTLASFTAILNELFEREQAEGLDNGVYCLYVSPLKSLANDIERNLGEPLEGIADRLEERGAETDVRQAIRHGDTTSYERQQMLETAPHILNTTPETLAILLNSPKFRERLESVEYVVVDEIHSLADSKRGTHLSVSLERLQRLAGGFTRIGCSATVEPLSDIARFLVGFDGEGAARDCELVDARFARDYDLELHCPRPDLVNASSGAINDAFYDELGDLVGGAESTLVFTNTRSGAERVLENLRERGIVEADRSACHHGSLSKERRKDVEGRLKEGSLDVTTTSTSLELGIDMPHVDLVVQVGSPKSVASLLQRVGRAGHRPGRTVTGRVIALDRDELVECAVMLRQAERGFVDRVHIPERAQDVAAQQVYGMAIEGPLPDSEVKEILRSAYPYRDYGDDDYETLLRYLTADYDGLEDRRVYAKVWRDENDAPDGEHHYPDFDVGERLVGKRGRLARPILLQNIGTIPDSFTVNVYVRGDDEWVGQLDEGYLDTLEAGDVFVLGGDRFAYRYRRGSKVYVDRTSERATVPSWFSERLPLSYDLGREIARFQGDLLAKMEAGGPAAVRRWLREFPIDGNAVRALSRMYDDQVAYAGTESVSTPERIAVEEVKDRDEYRRRYHVRTPYGRRFNDGLSRLLAYRCANEANANVAVSVADNGFTLSMPLNRKVDVAGLLEKTDPADARENLRRALRETDLLKRYFRINATRALLILKRYKGHEKSASKQQVASEMLLGFAEGLEEFAVIEETHRELVEDKLDLAGVTEVLARVQDGEVAVRKTSLKSPSPLSFGLATLSASDVVLADDEDAVLREFHERVREQVGDD; this comes from the coding sequence CTGGACGCCCTCGACCCAGCGGTCCGGGAGTGGTGGGTCGACCGGTTCGGCCCGCCGACCCAGGAGGGTGGCTGTCTCACGCCGCCACAGCGCGAGGCGATTCCGCTCGTTCAGCGCGGGGCGAACGCGCTCGTCGCCGCGCCGACTGGGAGCGGGAAGACGCTCGCGTCGTTCACTGCGATTCTGAACGAACTGTTCGAGCGCGAGCAGGCCGAGGGCCTCGACAACGGCGTCTACTGCCTCTACGTCTCGCCGCTGAAGTCCCTCGCCAACGACATCGAACGCAACCTCGGGGAACCGCTGGAGGGAATCGCCGACAGACTCGAAGAGCGCGGCGCCGAGACGGACGTCCGGCAGGCGATACGCCACGGCGACACGACGAGTTACGAGCGCCAGCAGATGTTGGAAACGGCGCCCCACATCCTGAACACGACGCCGGAGACCCTCGCCATCCTGCTGAACTCCCCGAAGTTCCGGGAGCGCCTGGAGAGCGTCGAGTACGTCGTCGTCGACGAGATTCACAGCCTCGCAGACTCCAAGCGCGGCACCCACCTCTCGGTGAGCCTCGAACGCCTCCAGCGGCTGGCCGGCGGGTTCACCCGCATCGGCTGCTCGGCGACGGTCGAACCGTTGTCGGACATCGCCCGGTTCCTCGTCGGGTTCGACGGCGAGGGGGCGGCGCGGGACTGCGAACTCGTCGACGCGCGGTTCGCCCGCGACTACGACCTCGAACTCCACTGTCCGCGCCCGGACCTCGTGAACGCCTCCTCGGGCGCAATCAACGACGCGTTCTACGACGAACTCGGCGACCTCGTCGGCGGCGCGGAGAGCACGCTCGTCTTCACGAACACGCGGTCGGGCGCCGAGCGCGTGCTGGAGAACCTCCGCGAGCGCGGCATCGTCGAAGCCGACCGGTCGGCGTGCCACCACGGGAGCCTCTCGAAGGAGCGCCGGAAGGACGTCGAAGGACGGCTGAAGGAGGGGAGCCTGGACGTGACGACCACGTCGACGAGCCTCGAACTCGGCATCGACATGCCCCACGTCGACCTCGTGGTGCAGGTCGGCTCCCCGAAGTCCGTCGCCAGCCTGCTCCAGCGCGTCGGGCGCGCGGGCCACCGCCCCGGACGGACGGTGACGGGCCGGGTCATCGCACTCGACCGCGACGAACTCGTGGAGTGTGCGGTGATGCTCCGGCAGGCCGAGCGCGGATTCGTCGACCGCGTCCACATCCCGGAGCGCGCCCAGGACGTCGCCGCCCAGCAGGTCTACGGGATGGCAATCGAGGGGCCGCTGCCGGACAGCGAGGTGAAGGAGATTCTCCGGTCGGCGTACCCCTACCGCGACTACGGCGACGACGACTACGAGACGCTGCTGCGCTACCTCACCGCCGACTACGACGGCCTCGAGGACAGGCGGGTGTACGCGAAGGTGTGGCGCGACGAGAACGACGCCCCCGACGGGGAACACCACTACCCCGATTTCGACGTGGGTGAGCGCCTGGTCGGGAAGCGCGGGCGACTCGCGCGCCCCATCCTCCTGCAGAACATCGGCACCATCCCGGACTCGTTCACGGTGAACGTCTACGTCCGCGGCGACGACGAGTGGGTTGGCCAGCTCGACGAGGGCTACCTCGACACGCTCGAAGCGGGCGACGTGTTCGTCCTCGGCGGGGACCGGTTCGCGTACCGCTACCGCCGCGGGTCGAAGGTGTACGTCGACCGGACGAGCGAGCGCGCCACCGTCCCGTCGTGGTTCTCCGAGCGCCTCCCGCTCTCCTACGACCTCGGCCGCGAGATAGCGCGCTTCCAGGGCGACCTCCTCGCGAAGATGGAGGCGGGGGGTCCCGCTGCGGTCCGGCGGTGGCTCCGGGAGTTCCCCATCGACGGCAACGCGGTGCGGGCGCTCTCGCGGATGTACGACGACCAGGTGGCGTACGCGGGCACGGAGAGCGTGAGCACGCCCGAGCGCATCGCCGTCGAGGAGGTGAAGGACCGCGACGAGTACCGGCGGCGCTATCACGTCCGGACGCCGTACGGGCGGCGGTTCAACGACGGGCTCTCGCGGCTGCTCGCCTACCGCTGCGCGAACGAGGCGAACGCGAACGTCGCCGTCTCCGTGGCGGACAACGGGTTCACGCTGTCGATGCCGCTCAACAGGAAAGTCGATGTCGCGGGCCTCCTCGAGAAGACCGACCCCGCGGACGCCCGCGAGAACCTGCGGCGCGCGCTCCGGGAGACGGACCTCCTGAAGCGGTACTTCCGCATCAACGCTACCCGCGCGCTGCTCATCCTCAAGCGGTACAAGGGCCACGAGAAGTCCGCGAGCAAGCAGCAGGTCGCCAGCGAGATGCTGCTCGGCTTCGCCGAGGGCCTCGAGGAGTTCGCGGTCATCGAGGAGACGCACCGGGAACTCGTCGAGGACAAACTCGACCTCGCGGGCGTCACGGAGGTGCTGGCCCGCGTGCAGGACGGCGAGGTGGCGGTTCGGAAGACGTCGCTCAAATCGCCGTCGCCGCTCTCCTTCGGTCTCGCCACGCTGTCGGCCAGCGACGTCGTGCTCGCGGACGACGAGGACGCCGTGCTCCGGGAGTTCCACGAGCGCGTGCGCGAGCAGGTCGGAGACGACTAG